One Thauera sp. K11 DNA window includes the following coding sequences:
- the istB gene encoding IS21-like element helper ATPase IstB — translation MAKNTPAAATGAALTTPAQLERLGEHLHKLRLQKSAERLEAMLQQAAADELPYADFLEQVLGEEVAAKTAKNISMRTAMARFPFVKPLETFDFAYQPSIDKRQVLTLASCHYIEHGDNVIVLGPPGVGKTHLAVSLGIKAIEAGYRVLFTSAAQLISTLSKALAEGRLDEKLKLYTTPRLLIIDEIGYLPIERIGANLFFQLISRRYERGPMILTSNQSFGAWGDVFGDRVIATAILDRLLHHAVTLNIRGNSYCLKEKLKAGLVRSFEDESQPGGEI, via the coding sequence ATGGCCAAGAACACGCCAGCAGCGGCCACGGGCGCCGCACTCACCACCCCCGCTCAGCTCGAGCGTCTGGGCGAACACCTGCACAAGCTGCGGCTGCAGAAGAGCGCCGAGCGCCTGGAGGCGATGCTGCAGCAGGCCGCCGCCGACGAGTTGCCCTACGCCGACTTCCTCGAACAGGTCCTCGGCGAAGAGGTCGCGGCCAAGACCGCGAAGAACATCTCGATGCGCACCGCGATGGCACGCTTCCCCTTCGTCAAGCCGCTGGAGACCTTCGACTTCGCCTACCAGCCGTCGATCGACAAGCGCCAGGTGCTGACACTGGCGAGCTGCCACTACATCGAGCACGGCGACAATGTGATCGTGTTGGGGCCGCCCGGTGTCGGCAAGACGCATCTGGCCGTCTCGCTTGGCATCAAGGCGATCGAGGCCGGCTATCGCGTGCTCTTCACCTCGGCCGCGCAACTGATCTCCACCCTGAGCAAGGCCTTGGCCGAAGGCCGGCTCGACGAGAAGCTCAAGCTCTACACCACGCCGCGCCTGCTGATCATCGATGAGATCGGCTACCTGCCGATCGAGCGCATCGGCGCCAACCTGTTCTTCCAACTCATCAGCCGCCGCTATGAGCGCGGCCCGATGATCCTCACCAGCAACCAGAGCTTCGGTGCGTGGGGCGACGTGTTCGGCGACCGCGTCATCGCTACCGCCATTCTCGACCGCCTCCTGCACCACGCCGTGACGCTCAACATCCGCGGCAACTCCTATTGCCTCAAGGAGAAACTCAAGGCCGGGCTCGTCCGGTCATTTGAAGACGAATCCCAACCGGGCGGGGAAATTTGA